The following proteins are co-located in the Clavibacter capsici genome:
- a CDS encoding glycoside hydrolase family 15 protein → MAMRIEDYALIGDCHTGALVGRDGSIDWLCLPRFDSASMFGALLGTDEHGSWRLAPAHPEATVSLRTYLGNTFVLWTRWETPDGAVEVTDFMSMGDRRADVVRRVRGISGTVRMQGDLRLRFGYATALPWIRKLDGDDPRLVAVAGPDAVVVRGPELTATNHHHGVSFDVSAGETVDTTLTWYPSHRSEPPAFDVDRAIEHTTEWWESWASSIEHSGPHQAAVRRSLLVLRALTHEDTGGIVAAATTSLPEQFGGSRNWDYRYVWLRDASLTLEVLLAHGFDDEADEWRTWLLRAIAGDPGDVQIMYGLSGERYLPERDLDSLPGYQGSGPVRVGNGAFEQYQADVIGEVMLALQAARDAGVGETEFSWPLQRALIGFVEENWERQDSGIWEIRGAEQHFTHSRAMIWAALDCAVQGVEKHGLDGPVEQWRALRDRVRDEILDRGVDPATGAFRQHYGTTEVDASLLILAQAGFCAYDDPRMLATVEVMERTLMHEGFLLRYDTSAGVDGLPAGEYPFLACSFWLVEQYARSGREADGRALMERLVALSNDVGLLSEEYDPVGLRQAGNVPQALSHLALVRAADALEAAVQAHPDDLDRAHRDGGAALAHAEAARAAAPADGAR, encoded by the coding sequence ATGGCCATGCGCATCGAGGACTACGCACTCATCGGGGACTGCCACACGGGAGCGCTGGTCGGCCGGGACGGCTCCATCGACTGGCTGTGCCTGCCGCGGTTCGACTCCGCGTCGATGTTCGGGGCGCTCCTCGGCACGGACGAGCACGGATCCTGGCGCCTCGCCCCCGCCCACCCCGAGGCCACCGTCTCCCTGCGCACCTACCTCGGCAACACCTTCGTGCTCTGGACCCGGTGGGAGACGCCCGACGGCGCCGTCGAGGTCACCGACTTCATGTCCATGGGCGACCGACGCGCGGACGTCGTCCGGCGCGTCCGCGGCATCAGCGGCACCGTCCGGATGCAGGGCGACCTCCGCCTGCGCTTCGGCTACGCGACCGCGCTCCCGTGGATCCGCAAGCTCGACGGCGACGACCCGCGCCTCGTCGCCGTCGCCGGCCCCGACGCGGTGGTCGTCCGCGGCCCCGAGCTCACGGCCACGAACCACCACCACGGCGTCTCCTTCGACGTCTCGGCGGGCGAGACCGTCGACACGACCCTCACCTGGTACCCCTCCCACCGCAGCGAGCCGCCGGCGTTCGACGTGGACCGGGCGATCGAGCACACGACCGAGTGGTGGGAGAGCTGGGCCAGCTCCATCGAGCACTCCGGCCCGCACCAGGCCGCCGTCCGCCGGTCGCTGCTCGTGCTCCGCGCGCTCACGCACGAGGACACGGGCGGCATCGTCGCCGCCGCGACCACGAGCCTGCCCGAGCAGTTCGGCGGATCCCGCAACTGGGACTACCGCTACGTCTGGCTGCGCGACGCCTCGCTCACCCTCGAGGTGCTCCTCGCGCACGGCTTCGACGACGAGGCCGACGAGTGGCGCACCTGGCTCCTCCGCGCCATCGCGGGGGACCCGGGCGACGTGCAGATCATGTACGGCCTGAGCGGCGAGCGGTACCTCCCCGAGCGCGACCTCGACAGCCTGCCCGGCTACCAGGGCTCCGGCCCGGTGCGCGTGGGCAACGGCGCGTTCGAGCAGTACCAGGCCGACGTGATCGGCGAGGTCATGCTCGCGCTCCAGGCCGCGCGCGACGCGGGCGTCGGCGAGACCGAGTTCTCCTGGCCGCTCCAGCGCGCCCTCATCGGCTTCGTCGAGGAGAACTGGGAGCGGCAGGACAGCGGCATCTGGGAGATCCGCGGCGCGGAGCAGCACTTCACCCACTCGCGGGCGATGATCTGGGCGGCGCTCGACTGCGCCGTGCAGGGCGTCGAGAAGCACGGGCTCGACGGGCCCGTGGAGCAGTGGCGCGCGCTGCGCGACCGGGTGCGCGACGAGATCCTCGACCGGGGCGTCGACCCCGCCACCGGCGCGTTCCGCCAGCACTACGGCACCACCGAGGTCGACGCGTCGCTGCTGATCCTCGCCCAGGCCGGCTTCTGCGCCTACGACGACCCGCGCATGCTCGCGACCGTCGAGGTGATGGAGCGCACCCTCATGCACGAGGGCTTCCTGCTGCGCTACGACACGAGCGCGGGCGTCGACGGCCTGCCCGCGGGCGAGTACCCGTTCCTCGCCTGCTCGTTCTGGCTCGTCGAGCAGTACGCGCGATCGGGCCGCGAGGCGGACGGCCGCGCGCTGATGGAGCGGCTGGTCGCGCTCTCCAACGACGTCGGCCTGCTCTCCGAGGAGTACGACCCGGTCGGACTGCGCCAGGCGGGCAACGTGCCGCAGGCGCTGTCGCACCTCGCGCTGGTGCGCGCCGCGGACGCGCTGGAGGCCGCGGTCCAGGCGCATCCGGACGACCTCGACCGCGCGCACCGGGACGGCGGCGCCGCGCTCGCCCACGCCGAGGCCGCACGGGCTGCGGCACCGGCCGACGGCGCGCGCTGA
- a CDS encoding MMPL family transporter: MATLLYRLGRISFLHPWRVVAAWILVLGILLGGGLALGGKTQESFAIPGTESQEAIDRLAAVFPQAAGASAQIVTQAPDGAKVTDDAEKAAIEATATAAADVPGVETALSPFSEYATDAVSEDGTVAITTVQFAGQSDQVTDATLDALKGSAQAATDAGLRVSFGGQVFQDVHYGVTVTEAFGVLFAGLVLVITFGSLLAAGLPLLGALVGVAASSGALLAAASFVTVSSASPLLAVMIGLAVGIDYALFILMRHRTQLANGMPVERSAATAVATAGSAVIFAGVTVIIALLGLLVVQIPFLTVMGLGAAFAVLLAMGVATTLLPAMLGLAGERLRPKEGSRAARRATAQAEGTQRTLGARWVKVVTKVPIIPVVIVIGIAGLLAVPASQLQLGLPSGATEPAGSTSRVAYDTVSDAFGPGHNGPLVVLVDITQTTDPIGVLKDIGDEIRGLDDVAFVGAGTPNPSVDTAIIQVVPDSPPESAETTALMQSIRDLAPGLHDRYDTRVSVTGTTAVQNDISQRLDQALVPFGIVVVGLSIILLMIVFRSIFVPVKAAVGFLLSVIVSFGTVVAIFQDGLFADALGVTPGPILSFMPILLMAILFGLAMDYEVFLVSGMREDFVHHGDARRAIVTGFSGAARVVTAAALIMFFVFAAFVPEGAGVIKTIALGLAVGIFFDAFLVRMTLVPAAMALLGKRAWWIPRWLDRILPDVDIEGEGLREHQDDVDWARASGAAVAAERLVAGVPGRRLAPVDLSAPAGSLVLVEGDVADRRLLGATLGPGSRRSRAARRSPGTRSRRSRAACSRASRWPTSAGSTAWTRA, from the coding sequence ATGGCCACGCTTCTGTACCGGCTCGGCCGGATCTCGTTCCTCCACCCGTGGCGCGTCGTCGCCGCGTGGATCCTCGTCCTCGGCATCCTGCTCGGCGGCGGCCTCGCGCTCGGCGGGAAGACCCAGGAGTCGTTCGCGATCCCGGGCACGGAGTCGCAGGAGGCCATCGACCGGCTCGCCGCCGTGTTCCCGCAGGCCGCGGGCGCCAGCGCGCAGATCGTGACCCAGGCGCCGGACGGCGCGAAGGTCACCGACGACGCCGAGAAGGCCGCCATCGAGGCGACCGCGACGGCCGCCGCCGACGTGCCGGGCGTGGAGACGGCGCTGTCGCCCTTCTCCGAGTACGCGACCGACGCCGTCTCGGAGGACGGCACCGTGGCGATCACGACCGTGCAGTTCGCGGGGCAGAGCGACCAGGTGACGGACGCCACGCTCGACGCGCTGAAGGGGTCGGCGCAGGCGGCGACCGACGCGGGGCTGCGGGTGTCGTTCGGCGGCCAGGTGTTCCAGGACGTCCACTACGGCGTCACGGTGACGGAGGCGTTCGGCGTGCTCTTCGCGGGCCTCGTGCTCGTGATCACGTTCGGGTCGCTCCTCGCGGCGGGGCTGCCGCTCCTCGGGGCGCTCGTCGGCGTGGCCGCCTCCTCGGGCGCGCTGCTGGCCGCCGCGTCCTTCGTCACGGTCTCGAGCGCGTCGCCGCTCCTCGCGGTGATGATCGGCCTCGCCGTCGGCATCGACTACGCCCTCTTCATCCTCATGCGGCACCGGACGCAGCTCGCCAACGGCATGCCCGTTGAGCGCTCGGCGGCGACCGCGGTGGCGACCGCCGGCAGCGCCGTGATCTTCGCGGGCGTGACGGTGATCATCGCGCTGCTGGGGCTGCTCGTGGTGCAGATCCCGTTCCTCACGGTGATGGGGCTCGGCGCCGCCTTCGCGGTGCTGCTCGCGATGGGCGTCGCGACCACGCTGCTGCCGGCCATGCTGGGCCTCGCGGGGGAGCGGCTCCGGCCGAAGGAGGGCTCCCGGGCGGCCCGCCGCGCGACGGCGCAGGCCGAGGGCACGCAGCGGACGCTCGGCGCGCGCTGGGTGAAGGTCGTCACGAAGGTGCCGATCATCCCCGTCGTGATCGTCATCGGCATCGCCGGGCTCCTCGCCGTGCCCGCGTCGCAGCTGCAGCTGGGCCTGCCGAGCGGGGCGACGGAGCCCGCCGGATCCACCAGCCGCGTCGCGTACGACACCGTCTCGGACGCGTTCGGGCCGGGCCACAACGGGCCGCTCGTCGTGCTCGTCGACATCACGCAGACCACCGACCCGATCGGCGTGCTGAAGGACATCGGCGACGAGATCCGCGGCCTCGACGACGTGGCGTTCGTGGGTGCGGGCACCCCGAACCCGTCGGTCGACACCGCGATCATCCAGGTCGTGCCGGACAGCCCGCCCGAGTCGGCGGAGACGACGGCGCTCATGCAGTCGATCCGCGACCTCGCGCCCGGCCTCCACGACCGCTACGACACGCGCGTGTCCGTCACGGGCACGACCGCCGTGCAGAACGACATCTCGCAGCGGCTCGACCAGGCGCTGGTGCCGTTCGGGATCGTGGTGGTGGGTCTGTCGATCATCCTGCTGATGATCGTGTTCCGGTCGATCTTCGTGCCGGTCAAGGCCGCGGTGGGCTTCCTGCTGAGCGTCATCGTGTCGTTCGGCACGGTCGTCGCGATCTTCCAGGACGGGCTGTTCGCGGACGCCCTCGGGGTCACGCCCGGCCCCATCCTCAGCTTCATGCCGATCCTGCTGATGGCGATCCTGTTCGGCCTCGCCATGGACTACGAGGTGTTCCTCGTCTCCGGCATGCGCGAGGACTTCGTGCACCACGGCGACGCGAGGCGCGCCATCGTCACCGGCTTCTCGGGCGCCGCCCGCGTCGTCACGGCCGCCGCGCTCATCATGTTCTTCGTCTTCGCGGCCTTCGTGCCCGAGGGCGCGGGCGTGATCAAGACCATCGCGCTCGGCCTCGCGGTCGGCATCTTCTTCGACGCCTTCCTCGTGCGCATGACGCTCGTGCCCGCCGCCATGGCGCTGCTCGGGAAGCGCGCGTGGTGGATCCCGCGCTGGCTCGACCGGATCCTCCCGGACGTCGACATCGAGGGCGAGGGGCTCCGCGAGCACCAGGACGACGTCGACTGGGCGCGCGCGTCCGGCGCCGCCGTCGCGGCCGAGCGGCTCGTCGCGGGGGTGCCCGGACGCCGGCTCGCGCCCGTCGACCTCAGCGCGCCGGCCGGATCCCTCGTGCTCGTCGAGGGCGACGTCGCCGACCGCCGGCTCCTCGGCGCCACGCTCGGGCCCGGCTCGCGCCGGTCTCGGGCCGCGCGCAGGTCGCCGGGCACCCGCTCGCGTCGGAGTCGGGCCGCGTGCTCACGAGCGTCGCGATGGCCGACCTCGGCCGGGTCGACCGCGTGGACGCGGGCGTGA
- a CDS encoding TetR/AcrR family transcriptional regulator encodes MTRTPRASASDELRPIAAARFARDGFQATSLQQIADEAGYSKSSVLYHFASKEALLDALLEPTIDALAEVIDRADSIRGDADARRLFVERFIDFLLLHRHEVALFITQGRSLGHLAVIERANDLVRTLGETAGALDSTLDQLRFGVALGGAAYILAASDDWSTNEPLPDDEIRAALVVVVGELLAPLGTRTA; translated from the coding sequence GTGACCCGCACCCCCCGCGCCTCCGCGAGCGACGAGCTCCGCCCCATCGCCGCCGCGCGCTTCGCCCGCGACGGCTTCCAGGCGACGTCGCTGCAGCAGATCGCCGACGAGGCCGGCTACTCCAAGTCCAGCGTGCTCTACCACTTCGCCTCCAAGGAGGCGCTGCTCGACGCCTTGCTCGAGCCCACGATCGACGCGCTCGCCGAGGTCATCGACCGCGCCGACTCCATCCGCGGCGACGCCGACGCCCGGCGCCTGTTCGTCGAGCGCTTCATCGACTTCCTCCTGCTGCACCGGCACGAGGTCGCGCTCTTCATCACGCAGGGACGCTCGCTCGGGCACCTCGCCGTGATCGAGCGCGCGAACGACCTCGTGCGCACGCTCGGCGAGACCGCCGGCGCGCTCGACAGCACGCTCGACCAGCTGCGCTTCGGCGTGGCGCTCGGCGGCGCGGCGTACATCCTCGCCGCGAGCGACGACTGGTCCACCAACGAGCCCCTGCCCGACGACGAGATCAGGGCCGCTCTCGTCGTGGTCGTGGGGGAGCTGCTCGCCCCCCTCGGCACCCGCACCGCCTGA
- a CDS encoding SLC13 family permease has product MRTALIGVVLLVVGAVAVATGALPLDDLGVLYERVWPILLFVVAITVVTELASEAGLFTWIAERAAGLGRGRTWALWLATVVLACLCTIFLSLDTTAVLLTPVVVVLARHCGLPPLPFALTTVWLANTASLLLPVSNLTNLLAEHELGGLGPAGFAALTVAPALVAITVPVLAILVIHRRDLLTRYEVGAPTAPTDRVLLVGSAVVVGLLVPALVSGVEVWIPALAAAVVLAVLTAVRRPRALRLGLLPWQLVVFASGLFIVMEAAQSLGLTAVMAAISGQGQDAASLFRLAGVATLSANAVDNLPAYLALEPVAGSPERLVAILVGVNAGPLITPWASLATLLWHERLVSMGVHIRWSRYVLLGLVVAPLTVGLAMLAFVLTR; this is encoded by the coding sequence GTGCGCACAGCCCTCATCGGGGTGGTGCTCCTCGTCGTCGGCGCCGTCGCCGTGGCCACCGGAGCCCTCCCGCTCGACGACCTCGGCGTGCTGTACGAGCGGGTCTGGCCGATCCTCCTCTTCGTGGTCGCCATCACCGTGGTCACCGAGCTCGCGAGCGAGGCGGGCCTGTTCACGTGGATCGCCGAGCGCGCCGCGGGCCTCGGCCGGGGGCGCACGTGGGCCCTCTGGCTCGCGACCGTCGTGCTCGCCTGCCTCTGCACGATCTTCCTGTCGCTCGACACGACCGCGGTGCTCCTCACGCCCGTGGTCGTCGTGCTCGCGCGGCACTGCGGGCTGCCGCCGCTGCCCTTCGCGCTGACCACGGTGTGGCTCGCGAACACGGCGTCGCTGCTGCTGCCCGTCTCGAACCTCACCAACCTGCTCGCGGAGCACGAGCTCGGCGGCCTCGGCCCGGCCGGGTTCGCGGCGCTGACGGTCGCGCCGGCGCTCGTCGCCATCACGGTGCCCGTCCTCGCGATCCTCGTGATCCACCGCAGGGACCTCCTCACGCGCTACGAGGTCGGGGCGCCGACCGCGCCGACCGACCGCGTGCTGCTCGTCGGGAGCGCCGTGGTGGTGGGGCTGCTGGTGCCGGCGCTCGTCTCGGGCGTCGAGGTGTGGATCCCCGCGCTCGCCGCCGCCGTCGTCCTCGCTGTCCTCACGGCCGTCCGCCGCCCGCGCGCGCTCCGGCTGGGCCTGCTGCCGTGGCAGCTCGTGGTGTTCGCCTCGGGCCTCTTCATCGTGATGGAGGCGGCGCAGTCCCTCGGGCTCACCGCGGTCATGGCCGCGATCTCCGGGCAGGGCCAGGACGCGGCGTCGCTGTTCCGCCTCGCGGGCGTCGCGACGCTGAGCGCCAACGCGGTCGACAACCTGCCGGCGTACCTCGCGCTCGAGCCCGTGGCCGGATCCCCGGAGCGCCTCGTCGCGATCCTCGTGGGCGTCAACGCGGGCCCGCTCATCACGCCGTGGGCGTCGCTCGCGACCCTGCTCTGGCACGAGCGGCTCGTGAGCATGGGGGTGCACATCCGGTGGTCGCGCTACGTGCTGCTCGGTCTCGTGGTGGCCCCGCTCACCGTCGGCCTCGCGATGCTCGCCTTCGTGCTCACGCGCTGA
- a CDS encoding mechanosensitive ion channel family protein, which yields MDLPALLAVPAVAVTVTLLAAVAAALLVTGAVALAVRVVARRREWAARLVRRARRPFRVLLVVLAVWIALRASLAPGELRDGLDHLLHVVTIVAAAWLVCALAIFFEDLGLSRYRVDVADNRVARRVRTQVLIIRRLTVVAIVVIAIGAILLTFPGARAAGASVLASAGLVSIVAGLAAQSTLANVFAGMQLAFSDAIRVDDVVIVETEWGRVEEITLTYVVVHIWDDRRMVLPSTYFTTTPFQNWTRTKSELLGAVELDLDWRATPASMREELDRVLATTELWDGRVSVLQVTDAVHGYVRIRVLVSAVDAPTLFDLRCLVRERLVAFLHEHSPQSLPRTRVQMVGAHEPDDAPPPARRGAEADPTGLFSGTAQGDSRAGLFTGPMSTVPAEERIDLEPDGDRWRTHD from the coding sequence GTGGACCTGCCCGCCCTGCTCGCCGTGCCCGCCGTCGCCGTGACCGTGACGCTGCTCGCCGCCGTCGCGGCCGCCCTGCTCGTGACCGGCGCCGTCGCCCTCGCCGTGCGCGTCGTCGCCCGCCGCCGCGAGTGGGCGGCCCGGCTCGTCCGGCGCGCCCGACGGCCGTTCCGCGTGCTGCTCGTGGTGCTGGCCGTGTGGATCGCGCTCCGGGCGTCGCTCGCGCCCGGCGAGCTGCGCGACGGCCTGGATCACCTGCTGCACGTCGTGACCATCGTCGCCGCGGCCTGGCTCGTCTGCGCGCTCGCGATCTTCTTCGAGGACCTCGGGCTCAGCCGCTACCGCGTGGACGTCGCCGACAACCGGGTCGCGCGCCGCGTGCGCACGCAGGTGCTCATCATCCGGCGCCTCACGGTGGTCGCGATCGTCGTCATCGCGATCGGCGCGATCCTCCTGACCTTCCCGGGCGCGCGGGCGGCGGGCGCGAGCGTGCTCGCCTCGGCCGGCCTCGTGTCGATCGTCGCGGGCCTCGCGGCGCAGTCGACGCTCGCGAACGTGTTCGCGGGGATGCAGCTCGCCTTCAGCGACGCGATCCGGGTCGACGACGTCGTCATCGTGGAGACGGAGTGGGGCCGCGTCGAGGAGATCACGCTGACCTACGTCGTGGTGCACATCTGGGACGACCGCCGCATGGTCCTGCCGTCCACGTACTTCACGACCACGCCGTTTCAGAACTGGACCCGCACCAAGTCCGAGCTGCTCGGCGCCGTCGAGCTCGACCTCGACTGGCGCGCCACCCCGGCGAGCATGCGCGAGGAGCTCGACCGCGTGCTCGCGACGACCGAGCTCTGGGACGGCCGCGTCTCCGTGCTGCAGGTGACCGACGCGGTGCACGGCTACGTGCGGATCCGCGTCCTCGTCTCGGCCGTCGACGCGCCCACGCTCTTCGACCTGCGCTGCCTCGTGCGCGAGCGCCTCGTCGCGTTCCTGCACGAGCACAGCCCGCAGTCGCTGCCCCGGACGCGCGTGCAGATGGTGGGAGCGCACGAGCCCGACGACGCTCCGCCGCCCGCACGACGCGGCGCGGAGGCGGATCCGACGGGGCTCTTCTCCGGCACGGCGCAGGGCGACTCGCGCGCGGGCCTGTTCACCGGCCCGATGTCGACCGTCCCCGCGGAGGAGCGCATCGACCTGGAGCCCGACGGCGACAGGTGGCGCACGCACGACTGA
- a CDS encoding glucose-6-phosphate dehydrogenase — protein sequence MPATSTLLILGASGDLSARLLLPGLGELLAHRPDLDLQLVGAGTEEWDDERWREVVRTSFASLGAEGPAVDRVLAGTTYQSADVTAEADLERLMAACEAAPAVYFALPPAVTERACEAMTRIQLPEGTSLSLEKPFGTDLASAQALNRLLATLVPEERTHRVDHFLGRSTVRNLLGLRFANRLLEPVWNAQHIASVEIVYDEQLALEGRARYYDGAGALADMIQSHLLQVMAVFAMEPPATTGARDVRDQKALVLRATRAWGGDPVASSRRARYTAGDVEGRELPAYADEAGVDPARGTETLAEMTVEIANWRWAGVPFRLRSGKAMEDHRREIVVTFQPAPHVPTGLTGAHEPDRIRILIAPDELHLELNVNGPADPDVIDRAELVTAFDAGDLPPYGQVIDGIISEDESLSVRGDTAEECWRIVEPVVAAWRAGDVPLEEYPAGSAGPWDGPQVAPKG from the coding sequence ATGCCCGCGACCTCCACGCTCCTCATCCTCGGCGCCAGCGGCGACCTCTCCGCGCGCCTCCTCCTCCCCGGACTCGGCGAGCTCCTCGCCCACCGCCCCGACCTCGACCTCCAGCTGGTGGGCGCGGGGACGGAGGAGTGGGACGACGAGCGCTGGCGCGAGGTGGTCCGCACGTCGTTCGCGTCCCTCGGCGCGGAGGGCCCGGCCGTCGACCGCGTGCTCGCGGGCACCACCTACCAGTCCGCCGACGTGACGGCCGAGGCCGACCTCGAGCGCCTCATGGCCGCCTGCGAGGCCGCGCCCGCCGTCTACTTCGCGCTGCCGCCCGCGGTGACGGAGCGGGCCTGCGAGGCGATGACGCGGATCCAGCTGCCCGAGGGCACGTCGCTGTCGCTCGAGAAGCCGTTCGGCACCGACCTCGCGAGCGCGCAGGCCCTGAACCGCCTGCTCGCGACCCTCGTGCCGGAGGAGCGCACCCACCGGGTGGACCACTTCCTCGGCCGCTCGACGGTGCGCAACCTCCTCGGCCTCCGCTTCGCGAACCGCCTGCTCGAGCCGGTCTGGAACGCGCAGCACATCGCGAGCGTCGAGATCGTCTACGACGAGCAGCTCGCGCTCGAGGGGCGCGCCCGCTACTACGACGGCGCCGGGGCCCTGGCCGACATGATCCAGAGCCACCTGCTGCAGGTGATGGCGGTCTTCGCGATGGAGCCGCCCGCCACCACCGGCGCGCGCGACGTGCGCGACCAGAAGGCGCTCGTGCTGCGGGCGACGCGCGCGTGGGGAGGCGACCCCGTGGCCTCGTCGCGCCGGGCCAGGTACACGGCCGGCGACGTGGAGGGGCGCGAGCTCCCGGCCTACGCCGACGAGGCGGGCGTGGATCCCGCGCGCGGCACCGAGACCCTCGCCGAGATGACCGTCGAGATCGCGAACTGGCGCTGGGCCGGGGTGCCCTTCCGGCTGCGGTCGGGCAAGGCGATGGAGGACCACCGCCGCGAGATCGTCGTGACCTTCCAGCCCGCGCCGCACGTGCCCACGGGGCTCACGGGCGCGCACGAGCCCGACCGGATCCGCATCCTCATCGCGCCCGACGAGCTGCACCTGGAGCTCAACGTGAACGGCCCCGCCGACCCCGACGTCATCGACCGCGCCGAGCTCGTGACCGCGTTCGACGCGGGCGACCTGCCGCCGTACGGCCAGGTGATCGACGGCATCATCTCCGAGGACGAGAGCCTGTCGGTGCGCGGCGACACGGCCGAGGAGTGCTGGCGCATCGTCGAACCGGTCGTCGCCGCGTGGCGGGCCGGCGACGTGCCGCTCGAGGAGTACCCGGCCGGATCCGCCGGTCCCTGGGACGGTCCGCAGGTCGCGCCGAAGGGCTGA